One window of Microtus pennsylvanicus isolate mMicPen1 chromosome X, mMicPen1.hap1, whole genome shotgun sequence genomic DNA carries:
- the LOC142840374 gene encoding uncharacterized protein LOC142840374, giving the protein MNPARLHILIHRDHMKDLRRYLVFKYIQYLVLPSPNATMTLLGLLASLYVMLILTFPSVSRKSTVVFISNIAQADILVGCNIFSTITAGVTNSDTSLASFQSALRQNFQIANVHASSLLLSCVSLEAFLITFLPVQTRHIRNVRCARVASKIIWAAVIIECFLYQLECIKGFNVSYLGIHRQAQLLVNFCYDTTALLKLLVYPTGVLLRILNVYLFCKIYFRDFYI; this is encoded by the exons AT GAATCCTGCCCGACTTCACATTTTAATACATCGAGACCATATGAAAGACCTCCGAAGGTACCTGGTGTTCAAATACATCCAATATCTAGTCTTACCTTCTCCAAATGCCACCATGACCCTACTGGGATTGCTCGCTAGTCTGTATGTCATGCTGATATTGACATTTCCTTCTGTATCCAGAAAATCCACTGTGGTGTTTATTAGTAACATAGCTCAGGCAGACATCTTAGTTGGCTGCAACATTTTTTCTACCATCACAGCAGGAGTGACAAATAGTGACACATCTTTAGCTTCTTTTCAATCTGCCTTGAGGCAGAACTTCCAAATTGCAAATGTTCATGCCAGTTCCCTTTTACTCAGCTGTGTTAGCCTAGAGGCTTTTCTGATTACTTTTCTTCCAGTACAGACTCGCCACATAAGGAATGTTAGATGTGCCAGAGTAGCTTCTAAGATCATCTGGGCTGCTGTAATTATTGAGTGTTTCCTTTATCAGCTTGAGTGCATCAAAGGCTTTAACGTTTCTTATCTTGGCATTCATAGGCAAGCTCAGCTATTAGTGAATTTCTGTTATGACACCACAGCATTGCTGAAATTACTTGTTTACCCGACTGGAGTCCTTTTAAGAATCttaaatgtttatcttttttgtaaaatttatttcagGGACTTCTATATTTAG